The proteins below come from a single Micromonas commoda chromosome 8, complete sequence genomic window:
- a CDS encoding predicted protein, protein MVDGRVNELELDGLGLTGAVPAEVGRLSALRVLYLNDNQLRNVPAEIGQLTSLVTLDLHANQLTSVPAEIGQLTSLVRLDLQVNQLTSVPAEIGQLTSLAGLFLSRNQLLSVPAEIGQLTSLAHLYLSRNQLTSVPAEIGQLTSLAHLYISNNQLTSVPAEIGQLTSLTELYLNGNKLTSVPAEIGQLTSLEKLDLAGNQLTSLPAEIGQLMSLTELNLHANQLTSVPAEIGQLTSLTELYLNANQLTSVPAEIGQLTSLESLFLGNNQLRNVLAEIGQLTSLKWLYLEDNKLTSLPAEIGQLTSLMMLHLNGNQLTSLPAEI, encoded by the coding sequence ATGGTCGACGGCCGGGTGAATGAGCTCGAGTTGGATGGGCTTGGCCTGACCGGAGCGGTGCCGGCTGAGGTTGGACGCCTGAGCGCGCTGCGGGTGTTGTACCTCAACGACAATCAGCTGAGGaacgtgccggcggagatcgggcagctcacgtcgctggtgaCGTTGGACCTCCACGCCaaccagctgacgagcgtgccggcggaaatcgggcagctcacgtcgctggtaAGGTTGGACCTCCAAGtcaatcagctgacgagtgtgccggcggagatcgggcagctcacgtcgctggcgGGGTTGTTCCTCAGCCGCAACCAGCTGTTgagtgtgccggcggagatcgggcagctcacgtcgctggcgcACTTGTACCTCAGCCGCaaccagctgacgagcgtgccggcggagatcgggcagctcacgtcgctggcgcACTTGTACATCAGCAACaaccagctgacgagcgtgccggcggagatcgggcagctcacgtcgctgaccgAGTTGTACCTCAACGGCAAtaagctgacgagcgtgccggcggagatcgggcagctcacgtcgctggagaagTTGGATCTCGCCGGCAATCAACTGACGAGCTTGCCCGCGGAGATCGGTCAGCTCATGTCACTGACCGAGTTGAACCTCCACGCCAATCAGCTGAcaagcgtgccggcggagatcgggcagctcacgtcgctgaccgAGTTGTACCTCAACGCCAATCAGCTGAcaagcgtgccggcggagatcgggcagctcacgtcgctggagtcGTTGTTCCTCGGCAACAATCAGCTGAGGAACGTGCTGGcagagatcgggcagctcacgtcgctgaagtGGTTGTACCTCGAAGACAACaagctgacgagcttgccagcggagattgggcagctcacgtcgctgatgATGTTGCACCTCaacggcaatcagctgacgagcttgccggcggagatc
- a CDS encoding predicted protein yields the protein MALTTEQQTSHLSRLQQEILAWDYYRMGGEDDPGAAAGRTLREVPKTFASINEYLDVFEPLVLEECAAQVCRGEEGDARPSNVAAVLSSERVDGFHVVKFVLGEEAMREFRDNDLILAAKTDPAPDAETKTTGKGDKDKAVEEKNASAGGKKDKKGDAKEDADGDDERASVYENMYALGFVDGRDSRNVMRVRFHLPEAGGGQGVFKRRAALTDDDFTRFRSMRNALATPKKAWYLMHLANMSTIAREWLALHAFPALPFAHTILGGKPAAKAAHSSWELPEPLSKAIESAYNADSQLTALKAALEKQPITLIQGPPGTGKTRIILSLLSVILHAVPGVKSGQEIDLKRFLETRDERKPLSPAENASVHRRAAPWMRGVLNPRDAPPPPRDAPPVPPPPPEKPEVVGETENRRTKVLVCAPSNSALDEIVLRIMQSGLLGPNGSPYSPTLVRVGVNVHHSVESVSMEALVRERVGEVGDKVAAAAAAAASSEKKFERALEKDRVKLAILDEAAVVCSTLSFSGSGMFARMTRQFDVVVIDEAAQAVEPSTLVPLCYGAKQVFLVGDPRQLPATVLSSIATDHNYDQSLFKRFEQCGYPIHLLKTQYRMHPAIREFPSTQFYSGELEDGPKMAAKTKRPWHDNMLFRPFVFIDVAGKEYQGGGMSWANDDEATLAVALVATLVKNYAELASGEKIGVISPYKAQVKNIRRRLAETLGEERARKVDVNSIDGFQGREKDVCIFSVVRAPAKGRGLGFVADERRINVGLTRSKSSLIVLGSAKALKGDDNWGGLVASARDRNLIVKPGGKDYKAFVAKHGATYDADDLSGSEDEPEEAIETDEEDAYGAATGVEHGGDGGGGSRAGVKGHVHRPDWLVSSHLAVEAAEALRRNAGSPALPGVGADGFAAKGVEDELVSEAPGKVGDDYGGGGGDDDGDEDPYAPEPETQTRSAPRSKRTRASATTATEKKTAAGEKKTPEKKGRATAAKEDTTSPPAAKRTRSSR from the exons ATGGCGCTCACCACCGAGCAACAGACCTCGCACCTGTCCCGCCTCCAGCAGGAAATACTCGCCTGGGATTACTACCGcatgggcggcgaggacgaccccggcgccgccgcgggcaggaCCCTTCGCGAGGTCCCAAAGACCTTCGCGTCGATCAACGAGTACCTCGACGTGTTCGAGCCGCTCGTGCTCGAGGAGTGCGCGGCGCAGGTGTGcaggggcgaggagggcgacgcgcggccgtccaacgtcgccgccgtgctcagctccgagcgcgtcgacggcttTCACGTCGTCAAgttcgtcctcggcgaggaggccatGCGAGAGTTTCGAGACAACGAcctcatcctcgcggcgaaaaccgacccggcgcccgacgcggagacAAAGACGACGGGGAAGGGAGACAAGGACAAGGCGGTGGAAGAGAAGAACGCCTCAGCAGGGGGTAAGAAAGATAAGAAGGGggacgccaaggaggacgccgacggcgacgacgagcgagccTCTGTGTACGAGAACATGTACGCGCTGGGTTTCGTAGACGGCCGCGACTCCCGCAACGTCATGCGCGTGCGTTTCCACCTGcccgaggcgggcggcggacaGGGCGTGTTCAAgcgcagggcggcgctgacggacgacgacttcaCGCGCTTTCGGTCCATGCgaaacgcgctcgcgacgcccaaAAAAGCGTGGTACCTGATGCACCTGGCGAACATGAGCACCATCGCGAGGGAGTGGCTGGCGCTGCACGCGTTCCCGGCGCTTCCGTTCGCGCACACCATCCTTGGAGGTAAACctgcggccaaggcggcgcacTCGTCTTGGGAGCTGCCGGAGCCGCTCTCGAAGGCGATCGAATCCGCGTACAACG CAGACAGCCAGCTCACCGCTctcaaggcggcgctcgagaaaCAGCCCATCACACTGATACAAGGTCCCCCGGGGACGGGCAAAACCCGAATCATCCTCTCCCTCCTCTCCGTCATTCTCCACGCCGTTCCCGGAGTCAAGAGCGGCCAGGAGATTGACCTCAAGCGTTtcctcgagacgcgcgatgAGCGCAAGCCCCTCTCACCCGCGGAGAACGCTTcggtgcaccgccgcgccgcgccgtggaTGCGCGGCGTGTTGaacccgcgcgatgcgccgccgccaccgcgggacgcgccgcccgtcccaCCGCCTCCCCCGGAGAAGCCCGAGGTGGTTGGCGAGACGGAGAACAGACGGACCAAGGTGCTCGTCTGCGCCCCAAGCAACtcggcgctggacgagatCGTCTTGCGCATCATGCAGTCGGGTCTTCTGGGTCCCAACGGCTCGCCGTACTCCCCGacgctcgtgcgcgtcggcgtgaaCGTCCACCACAGCGTTGAGAGCGTCTCGATGGAGGCGCTGGTCCGCGAGCGAgtcggcgaggttggcgacaaagtcgcggcggcggcggcggcggcggcgtcgtccgaaAAGAAGTTTGAacgcgcgctggagaaggaCCGGGTCAAGCTCGcgatcctcgacgaggctgCGGTGGTGTGCTCCACGCTCTCGTTCAGCGGGAGCGGCATGTTCGCGCGCATGACGCGGCAGTTTGACGTCGTGGTGATTGACGAGGCTGCTCAGGCTGTGGAGCCGAGCACGCTGGTTCCGCTGTGTTACGGCGCGAAGCAGGTGTTCCTGGTGGGTGACCCGCGGCAGTTACCGGCGACCGTCCTgtcgtcgatcgcgacggaccACAACTACGACCAGTCGCTGTTCAAGCGGTTCGAGCAGTGCGGGTATCCGATCCACCTGTTGAAGACGCAGTACCGGATGCATCCGGCGATTCGAGAGTTTCCGTCGACGCAGTTTTActccggcgagctcgaggacgggCCGAAGATGGCGGCCAAGACCAAGCGGCCGTGGCACGACAACATGCTGTTCCGACCGTTCGTTTtcatcgacgtcgcggggaaGGAGTACCAGGGCGGGGGTATGTCCTGGGCCAACGACGATGAGGCGACGCTTGccgtggcgctcgtggcTACCCTCGTGAAAAACtacgcggagctcgcgagcggcgagaaGATCGGCGTCATCTCCCCGTACAAGGCGCAGGTCAAGAACATCAGGCGCCGATTGGCGGAAACCctgggcgaggagcgcgcgaggaagGTGGACGTCAACTCCATCGACGGTTTCCAGGGTAGGGAGAAGGACGTGTGCATATTCAGCGTCGTGAGAGCCCCCGCGAAGGGCCGCGGGTTGggcttcgtcgccgacgagcgccgcaTCAACGTCGGCCTGACCCGCTCCAAGTCCTCGCTCATCGTGCTCGGAAgcgccaaggcgctcaaggGGGACGATAACTGGGGCGGCCtcgtggcgagcgcgcgggacaGGAACCTCATCGTGAAACCCGGAGGCAAAGATTACAAGGCTTTCGTCGCCAAGCACGGGGCGAcgtacgacgccgacgacctctCGGGCTCGGAGGATGAACccgaggaggcgatcgagacggacgaggaggacgcgtacggcgcggcgaccggcgtcgagcacggcggcgacggcggtggaggctCGCGTGCAGGCGTGAAGGGCCACGTGCACAGGCCCGATTGGCTGGTCTCGTCGCACCTCGCCGTggaagcggcggaggcgcttcGAAGAAACGCCGGGTCGCCGGCGctgcccggcgtcggcgcggacggttTCGCCGCGAAAGGGGTGGAGGACGAGCTGGTGTCTGAGGCGCCCGGTAAGGTCGGGGACGattacggcggcggcggcggcgacgacgacggcgacgaagatcCGTACGCTCCGGAACCCGAAACGCAGACCAGATCCGCCCCGCGCTCGAagcgaacccgcgcgtctgcgacgacggcgacggagaagaAGACGGCGGCTGGGGAGAAGAAGACGCCGGAGAAGAAGGgcagggcgacggcggcgaaggaggacacgacgtcgcctcccgcggcgaaACGCACCAGGTCGTCCAGGTAG